The following proteins come from a genomic window of Larimichthys crocea isolate SSNF chromosome XV, L_crocea_2.0, whole genome shotgun sequence:
- the tmem115 gene encoding transmembrane protein 115: MNRYLPVARQHFLAALASTSVVVKSISAVVVLLYLLSWAVDTPYALGVTPGYLFPPNFWVWTLVTHGVVEQHVWGVAANVGTVMACGRLLEPLWGALELLIFFAVVNVSAGLLAGLSYLLTYVATFDLDFLFAVRIHGAAGFLGGVLVALKQTMGDTTVLRVPQVRLKAAPALVLLLLALLRLSGLHDSSAALASYSYGALSGWVYLRFYQRHSRGRGDMSDHFAFASFFPEALQPAVGLLAGLVHAALVKIKVCRKMVKRYDVGAPSSITISLPGTDPQDAERRRQLALKALNERLKRVEDQSAWPSMDDEEDDDDDEVRTDTQPLLPGGHDPSSSTLRPGGGTIGASLSSTSSSSLSQSSGATSTGATQHPESSIISFEDAPSRS; this comes from the exons atgAATCGATACCTGCCAGTGGCACGACAGCACTTCCTGGCTGCCCTTGCCAGCACCAGTGTTGTGGTCAAAAGTATAAGTGCCGTGGTGGTCCTCCTCTATTTGTTGTCATGGGCAGTCGACACGCCATACGCACTCGGGGTGACCCCAGGCTACCTCTTTCCACCTAATTTCTGGGTGTGGACACTGGTGACCCATGGCGTGGTGGAGCAGCACGTCTGGGGAGTGGCAGCCAACGTGGGGACAGTTATGGCCTGTGGGCGCCTGCTGGAGCCTCTGTGGGGCGCTCTGGAGCTCCTGATCTTTTTTGCAGTGGTCAATGTCTCTGCAGGCCTCCTCGCTGGCCTTTCCTACCTCCTCACCTATGTTGCCACCTTTGACCTGGACTTCTTGTTTGCTGTACGCATCCACGGAGCAGCCGGTTTCCTGGGAGGTGTCTTGGTGGCGCTGAAGCAGACCATGGGGGATACTACAGTGCTCAGAGTGCCACAG GTGAGACTCAAGGCAGCACCGGCTTtggttctcctcctcctggccTTACTGCGCCTGTCTGGGCTGCACGACAGCTCTGCCGCTCTTGCTTCGTACAGCTACGGCGCCCTGTCCGGCTGGGTCTACCTGCGCTTTTACCAGAGGCACAGCCGAGGCCGTGGGGACATGTCAGACCACTTTGCCTTTGCTAGTTTCTTCCCTGAAGCGCTGCAGCCGGCTGTGGGGCTGCTGGCAGGGCTGGTCCACGCCGCCCTGGTGAAGATTAAGGTGTGCAGGAAGATGGTGAAGAGATACGACGTGGGGGCGCcgtcctccatcaccatcagcCTGCCAGGGACAGACCCACAAGacgcagagaggaggag ACAACTGGCCCTCAAAGCCCTGAACGAGCGTCTAAAGCGCGTGGAGGACCAGTCTGCCTGGCCCAGCATGGACGACGAGGaagacgatgacgacgacgaggTCAGAACCGACACACAGCCACTTCTCCCGGGTGGACACGACCCTTCCTCTTCAACACTGAGACCAGGAGGGGGAACCATCGgtgcctccctctcctccacctcctcatcctcattgTCGCAGAGTAGTGGAGCGACGTCCACAGGCGCAACGCAACACCCAGAGTCCAGCATTATCAGCTTCGAGGACGCACCTTCTAGATCGTAA